GCTCTGTGACTCCCTTGAGCGCAGAGAGGAATGCATCCTCAGCATCAGCATATTGGAGACGGATATTGTAGTGATCCCTGAACAGTTTCAGTACCATGTCCGCCTCGCCCTTGCGCAAGAGACCGTTGTTTACAAATACACAGACCAACTGGTCGCCGATCGCCTCATGGATAAGTACCGCTGCAACAGCAGAGTCCACACCACCAGAGAGACCACAGAGTACCTGCTTATCTCCGACTTTCTCACGAATCTCCTGGACCGCCGTGCTGATGAAGGAACCCATATCCCAGTCCTGGTTTGCCTTACATACATCAAGGACAAAATTCTGCAGAAATTGGTTTCCTTCTGCCGTATGTACTACCTCGGGATGGAACTGAACTCCATAGAATTTCTTTTCATCATTTTCAATGACCGTGAATGGACAGTTCGGGGTACTACCGGTCTGTATGAATCCCTCGGGAAGTGAGGCAACGGCATCACCGTGGCTCATCCAGAGGCGGGAGTTCTCACTGATCCCCTTGAGCAGGGAAGCTTCCCTCTTAAGCACGGTAAGGTCTGCGAAACCATACTCACGCTTCAGGGGGCGCTCAACACTCCCTCCATTCTGGATGCTCATCACCTGCAAACCGTAGCAGATACCCAGGATGGGAATACCCAGGTCATAGATTCCATTATCTGGTCTGGGTGACCCTTCAGTGCGCACCGAAGAGGGGCCTCCACTGAAGATGATCCCTTTCGGTTTCATGGCCGCAAGTTCTGCTGCCTTGATGGTATAGGGAACAATCTGGCTATATACGTGCATTTCACGTACTCTACGTGCAATCAACTGGCTGTATTGAGCCCCAAAGTCTAGTACAACGATGGTGTCATGGGGGAATTGTTGCATGTGCATTCCTCTCTGTTTAGGTATATTCGGAGTATATCGAAAAGCTTCGGCAATGGCTACCAAGCAAGTGAACTGACCGGGGGATACGCACGTTTCACCGCCGCCGATACCGCAAGGCCAAGTGCGAACCCTACTGCACTCTGTGCGATGTTTCCAGGAATCTCAGCTGCAGCAACACTCACTGTGCTGATAAACAGGGCAGACAGTGCAAAATACCCAAGAGATACTGTTGCGATACAAACGAAGGCTGCGAGGGCTTTTCTTCCTAAGGATACAGCAACATCTCCCTGCTTCTGGACGATCAAGGCAACCAGGAGCCCTTCCACTCCATGGACAACAAAGCTGATAGGAGCCCATTGTGCATACCCGCTGATCAGATCTGCAAGTGCCGTTCCAAGTCCTGCTGCTATGAACGCTGACCAGGGTCCAAACGTAAAGGCGATGAAGCAGATAGCCACATCACAGAGATTCAAGTATCCTTTTGCCGTGGGGATACGCACAACCATCGTAAAAACCACTACCACTGCAGTCAGTACCGACACCATGGCAACTTTCAAAGCATTCCTATTTCCCTGCATATACGGCCTCCTAGAAAAATATATTCGCAAACCAAAACGCCACTGGAATAATACAAGAGAAGAGAAAATGGATACATACATGACGATAAGCATCAAGGCTATGGTAACTGGTACGTCGCTCCTCTCTTCCAAATCCACGCATCTCCAGACTCATGGCAAGATTCGGGATTGATCTGAGCGCAACCACCAAGGCACTGGTAAGGGTCGGAACCAGGTCCTTGATTCGTTGGCCAAATTTCTTCTTTTTCTCATCCTCAGCCTCGCGTAGGCGATGAGACTCAGATATCTGGCTGAAACTATCCGCAATAAACGGAATATAGGTGAAGGCAAGTGTCACCACCAAGCTAGCCTTATAGGGAAGATGGTACCATCTCAGGGCAAGCATAACCTCATGCATAACCGTGGTGGCAAACAGCAAAGTGCACACGTAGGTAATACCAATAAAACGACTCATCAATCTCAAGGCTTGTTCCAAACCTTCAGTCGTGATCACGGTAAAATCACCAATGGAGAATAGTGGAGATCCATCCCGTACATTGAATGGCATGAAAAGCACCATAAAGAGTAGCATCGGCGAAATGGAAACAAAGGTTCTCCATGCATGGCGCCAACCTGCATTGAAAGAGCCGGATAGAAT
The sequence above is drawn from the uncultured Sphaerochaeta sp. genome and encodes:
- a CDS encoding ECF transporter S component, which gives rise to MQGNRNALKVAMVSVLTAVVVVFTMVVRIPTAKGYLNLCDVAICFIAFTFGPWSAFIAAGLGTALADLISGYAQWAPISFVVHGVEGLLVALIVQKQGDVAVSLGRKALAAFVCIATVSLGYFALSALFISTVSVAAAEIPGNIAQSAVGFALGLAVSAAVKRAYPPVSSLAW
- the guaA gene encoding glutamine-hydrolyzing GMP synthase; this translates as MQQFPHDTIVVLDFGAQYSQLIARRVREMHVYSQIVPYTIKAAELAAMKPKGIIFSGGPSSVRTEGSPRPDNGIYDLGIPILGICYGLQVMSIQNGGSVERPLKREYGFADLTVLKREASLLKGISENSRLWMSHGDAVASLPEGFIQTGSTPNCPFTVIENDEKKFYGVQFHPEVVHTAEGNQFLQNFVLDVCKANQDWDMGSFISTAVQEIREKVGDKQVLCGLSGGVDSAVAAVLIHEAIGDQLVCVFVNNGLLRKGEADMVLKLFRDHYNIRLQYADAEDAFLSALKGVTEPEAKRKIIGKIFIDTFYDEARKAGEISFLAQGTLYPDVIESKSPSGGPSATIKSHHNVGGLPEDLKWDLLEPLRELFKDEVRALGRELGLPEEMVNRHPFPGPGLGVRCVGEVTKERLDTLRDVDAIFIEEIRKADLYDDIWQALACLLPVKSVGVQGDERTYEEVCSLRAVTSEDAMTADWFRFPPEVLQHASARICNEVQGVNRVLYDITSKPPGTIEWE
- a CDS encoding energy-coupling factor transporter transmembrane component T gives rise to the protein MTTNTYIAGTGWLYRFDPRAKLLLMLLMCIWFFLPVSLLHLSLVVGLVILSGSFNAGWRHAWRTFVSISPMLLFMVLFMPFNVRDGSPLFSIGDFTVITTEGLEQALRLMSRFIGITYVCTLLFATTVMHEVMLALRWYHLPYKASLVVTLAFTYIPFIADSFSQISESHRLREAEDEKKKKFGQRIKDLVPTLTSALVVALRSIPNLAMSLEMRGFGREERRTSYHSLDAYRHVCIHFLFSCIIPVAFWFANIFF